The Streptomyces sp. RKAG293 genome includes a region encoding these proteins:
- the murJ gene encoding murein biosynthesis integral membrane protein MurJ gives MTDTTAPPEPPAHPPRSAVSEGVPAVVPGVVPGAVPAPSLSPDGGGPAKEQPQPSGLGRVLARAAAVTAALTALGSLLGLVRDQTIAHLFGAGPATDAFLVAWTVPELSSTVLIEDAMALLLIPAFSLALARRGAGQRPDPVRALLTATLPRLLLALGAAMVLLELGAPVVVGILAPGLKDPALAVDCTRLTAATVLTFGLTGYFSAALRAHRRFVPPAAVYVVYNVGIIATLLLLHARWGVRAAAAGVAVGGLLMVLVQLPSFLRRLPPRGPRPRRSVRAAARAAGATGAAPLGVALLAPVIIFSLCRQAQVLIERFLAASLPAGAISHLNYAQKVAQLPMVLSLMIVTVTFPVVAQALADGEPEKARRRVERDLTLAGIVVLLGTAFVIACAPQIIQLLFQRGAFDAADTAATASVMRVYALGLLGQSMVGALVRPFFSAARPTWYPAAAMGAGLLITITAGAVTVGYWGIYGIAGANAAGITATAVLLLRGLGAQVIAIRARTVAAALGRLVVAAAAATGAGWATARLLPGPLLSTAVCCLVVPAIFTAAAAAVRVPEVPHLLATVKRKLPHVR, from the coding sequence GTGACGGACACCACGGCGCCACCCGAACCCCCCGCGCACCCGCCGCGATCCGCCGTCTCCGAGGGCGTCCCAGCAGTCGTTCCCGGTGTCGTCCCGGGTGCCGTCCCCGCTCCTTCCCTCTCGCCGGACGGCGGCGGACCGGCGAAGGAGCAGCCCCAACCGTCCGGCCTGGGGCGGGTGCTGGCGCGGGCCGCGGCCGTCACCGCCGCGCTCACCGCGCTCGGCTCGCTGCTGGGCCTGGTCCGCGACCAGACGATCGCCCACCTCTTCGGCGCAGGACCCGCCACCGACGCGTTCCTGGTCGCCTGGACCGTGCCGGAACTGTCGTCCACCGTCCTCATCGAGGACGCGATGGCCCTGCTGCTGATCCCGGCCTTCAGCCTGGCCCTGGCCCGGCGCGGAGCGGGACAACGGCCGGACCCTGTACGGGCGTTGCTCACGGCCACACTGCCCCGGCTGCTGCTCGCCCTGGGCGCGGCGATGGTGCTGCTCGAACTGGGCGCGCCCGTCGTCGTCGGGATCCTGGCGCCCGGCCTGAAGGACCCCGCGCTCGCGGTCGACTGCACCCGCCTCACCGCCGCCACCGTCCTGACGTTCGGCCTCACCGGCTACTTCAGCGCCGCGCTGCGCGCCCATCGCCGGTTCGTCCCGCCGGCGGCCGTCTACGTGGTCTACAACGTCGGCATCATCGCCACCCTGCTGCTGCTCCACGCGCGCTGGGGAGTACGCGCCGCCGCGGCGGGGGTCGCGGTCGGCGGGCTGCTGATGGTGCTCGTCCAACTCCCCTCGTTCCTGCGCCGGCTGCCGCCGCGCGGGCCGCGCCCGCGGCGCTCGGTGCGGGCCGCCGCACGGGCCGCCGGAGCCACCGGCGCCGCGCCTCTCGGGGTCGCGCTGCTGGCGCCCGTCATCATCTTCAGCCTCTGCCGCCAGGCGCAGGTGCTCATCGAACGGTTCCTCGCCGCCTCGCTCCCGGCGGGCGCCATCTCGCATCTGAACTACGCGCAGAAGGTCGCCCAACTGCCGATGGTGCTCTCGTTGATGATCGTCACGGTCACCTTCCCGGTGGTCGCGCAGGCGCTGGCCGACGGTGAGCCGGAGAAAGCCCGGCGCCGGGTGGAACGTGATCTGACGCTGGCCGGCATCGTGGTGCTGCTCGGCACCGCGTTCGTCATCGCCTGCGCGCCGCAGATCATCCAACTGCTGTTCCAACGTGGCGCCTTCGACGCGGCCGACACCGCCGCGACCGCGTCCGTCATGCGGGTCTACGCGCTGGGCCTGCTCGGCCAGAGCATGGTGGGAGCCCTGGTCCGGCCGTTCTTCTCGGCCGCCCGGCCCACCTGGTACCCGGCCGCCGCCATGGGCGCCGGACTGCTGATCACCATCACCGCGGGAGCCGTCACCGTCGGGTACTGGGGCATCTACGGCATCGCCGGCGCCAACGCCGCGGGCATCACGGCCACCGCCGTGCTGCTGCTGCGCGGCCTCGGCGCGCAGGTGATCGCCATCAGGGCCCGCACCGTCGCGGCAGCTCTCGGCCGGCTCGTCGTGGCCGCCGCGGCCGCCACCGGGGCCGGCTGGGCCACCGCCCGCCTGCTGCCGGGACCGCTCCTGTCCACCGCCGTCTGCTGTCTCGTGGTACCGGCCATTTTCACCGCGGCCGCCGCCGCCGTACGGGTGCCGGAAGTCCCGCACCTGCTCGCCACCGTGAAACGGAAGCTGCCCCATGTCCGCTGA
- a CDS encoding O-antigen ligase family protein, translating to MRRWAWLGPLLPAVATVLLLAAPVGAGDVSASGKMTPADAASGVLVAFCAVRALRAPTRPLTAGAALVLGAPVVAIAVATLTAADPAAGVAGFVRYLQVFVLVPTALVLLLRTRRDFLVVAGSVVLLALVQGAFGVYQYATGTGASYVGENIRAVGTFGPSDVMGMATVVAYGLVISVGLALAPAAPGSPRRLRPVALGCAAALVVPLVLSFSRGTWIATVLACSVMTVLAGWRQAVRILAVTAAAGVVLVGGAGVGSQLISDRVASITQVTDAPDSSVTDRYSLWAAATDMWRERPATGVGLKGFPAHRDGHAALNLSSGSDTDGAGQGFAREPLLSPHNMYLLILSEQGLIGITLIVGSWAALLAVGLSRLAGARRAGRGTECGLIATGLLLWQCVDFLYADIGGPSTVLTAMLFGLAAAWALRPEAAR from the coding sequence GTGCGCCGATGGGCCTGGCTGGGCCCGCTGCTGCCCGCGGTGGCGACCGTGCTGCTGCTCGCGGCCCCCGTCGGCGCGGGGGATGTGAGCGCCTCCGGGAAGATGACCCCCGCCGACGCGGCCTCGGGAGTACTGGTCGCGTTCTGCGCCGTCCGGGCGCTGCGGGCGCCGACGCGTCCGCTGACCGCGGGGGCCGCCCTCGTCCTGGGCGCCCCCGTCGTCGCGATCGCGGTGGCCACCCTCACCGCCGCCGATCCGGCGGCCGGTGTCGCCGGATTCGTGCGGTACCTCCAGGTCTTCGTCCTCGTGCCGACCGCGCTGGTGCTGCTGCTGCGCACCCGCCGCGACTTCCTGGTGGTGGCCGGCTCCGTCGTGCTGCTCGCCCTGGTGCAGGGCGCGTTCGGGGTCTACCAGTACGCGACGGGCACCGGCGCCTCGTACGTCGGCGAGAACATCCGCGCCGTCGGCACGTTCGGGCCGTCGGACGTGATGGGCATGGCCACCGTGGTCGCCTACGGGCTGGTGATCTCCGTCGGCCTGGCCCTCGCGCCGGCCGCGCCCGGCTCCCCCCGCCGGCTGCGGCCGGTCGCGCTCGGCTGCGCCGCCGCGCTCGTGGTGCCGCTGGTGCTGTCCTTCAGCCGCGGCACCTGGATCGCCACCGTGCTGGCGTGCTCGGTGATGACCGTGCTGGCCGGCTGGCGCCAGGCGGTACGGATCCTCGCGGTGACGGCCGCGGCGGGTGTGGTGCTGGTCGGCGGCGCCGGGGTGGGCTCCCAGCTGATCAGCGACCGGGTCGCGAGCATCACGCAGGTGACCGACGCGCCCGACTCGTCGGTGACGGACCGGTACAGCCTGTGGGCCGCCGCCACCGACATGTGGCGCGAGCGGCCGGCCACCGGCGTCGGCCTCAAGGGCTTCCCCGCCCACCGCGACGGGCACGCCGCGCTCAACCTGTCGTCCGGCAGCGACACCGACGGCGCGGGCCAGGGGTTCGCGCGCGAACCCCTGCTGTCGCCGCACAACATGTACCTGCTCATCCTCAGCGAGCAGGGGCTGATCGGGATCACGCTGATCGTCGGCAGCTGGGCGGCGCTGCTGGCCGTCGGGCTGAGCCGGCTGGCCGGCGCCCGGCGCGCGGGCCGCGGCACCGAGTGCGGGCTGATCGCGACCGGGCTGCTGCTCTGGCAGTGCGTCGACTTCCTGTACGCGGACATCGGCGGGCCCTCGACCGTGCTGACCGCCATGCTCTTCGGGCTGGCCGCCGCCTGGGCACTGCGCCCGGAGGCCGCCCGGTGA
- a CDS encoding sugar transferase: MTTESASAPHPARNVRQTTVAPATHAPISPPRQPSDAAVQRRPHARVAVRHRAVVPLVVTDCLAAAGVLAVRPGSPVLLLGPLLVCLTLLHTYAGLYRTGLDPAALDELPALVGCSALAWCASATTLAAVRPAHSPGWPVLLTTIAATSLLACAARAVIYRFQRWSARRHPSSTLLVGAGPVVQQVADVLYAHPEYGMRPVGVVHPYNTPGTDSPLPVLGSVGDIHRAIIQNSVRYAVFAGPPAGNPAAANLVRLLAARGCCLWQVTSGPGSRTAGRPAAGHLWGFACARLDPYPRPGAGLIAKRVLDALLAFLALLPAAPILALSALAVRLSDGPGVLFRQERVGLDGRPFVLLKFRTLRPSDERESATRWNVSHDRRMSAVGHFLRRTSLDELPQLWNVLRGDMSLVGPRPERPYFVRQFSQTYPGYQERHRMPVGITGLAQIHGLRGDTSIEDRARFDNHYIESWSLWQDIRILLRTATALFRFGGS; encoded by the coding sequence ATGACGACGGAGAGCGCAAGCGCGCCCCACCCGGCCCGGAACGTGCGGCAGACCACGGTCGCACCCGCCACCCACGCCCCGATCTCGCCACCCCGGCAACCGTCCGACGCCGCCGTGCAGCGGCGCCCCCACGCACGGGTCGCCGTCCGCCACCGGGCGGTCGTCCCGCTCGTCGTCACCGACTGCCTGGCCGCCGCCGGCGTGCTGGCCGTCCGCCCGGGTTCCCCGGTGCTGCTGCTCGGCCCGCTCCTGGTGTGCCTGACGCTCCTGCACACCTACGCCGGGCTCTACCGCACCGGCCTCGACCCGGCGGCACTCGACGAGTTGCCCGCGCTGGTGGGCTGCTCGGCCCTCGCCTGGTGCGCCTCCGCCACCACCCTGGCCGCCGTCCGCCCGGCGCACTCCCCCGGCTGGCCGGTGCTGCTCACCACGATCGCCGCGACCAGCCTGCTGGCCTGCGCCGCCCGTGCCGTCATCTACCGGTTCCAGCGCTGGTCGGCGCGGCGCCACCCGAGCTCGACGCTGCTCGTCGGGGCGGGTCCCGTCGTCCAGCAGGTGGCCGACGTGCTGTACGCGCACCCCGAGTACGGCATGCGGCCGGTCGGCGTGGTGCACCCGTACAACACCCCGGGCACGGACTCGCCGCTGCCCGTGCTCGGCTCCGTCGGCGACATCCACCGGGCGATCATCCAGAACTCCGTGCGCTACGCCGTGTTCGCCGGCCCCCCGGCGGGCAACCCGGCGGCCGCGAACCTGGTCCGGCTGCTCGCCGCCCGCGGCTGCTGTCTGTGGCAGGTCACGTCGGGGCCCGGCTCCAGGACCGCCGGGCGGCCGGCGGCCGGGCATCTGTGGGGCTTCGCCTGCGCCCGGCTCGACCCCTACCCGCGCCCCGGCGCCGGCCTGATCGCCAAGCGGGTGCTGGACGCCCTGCTCGCCTTCCTGGCGCTGCTGCCCGCCGCCCCGATCCTGGCGCTCAGCGCACTGGCCGTCCGGCTCTCCGACGGCCCGGGGGTGCTCTTCCGGCAGGAGCGCGTCGGCCTGGACGGCCGGCCGTTCGTCCTGCTGAAGTTCCGCACCCTGCGGCCGAGCGACGAGCGGGAGTCGGCCACCCGGTGGAACGTCTCCCACGACCGGCGGATGAGCGCCGTCGGCCACTTCCTGCGCCGTACCTCGCTGGACGAGCTGCCACAGCTGTGGAACGTCCTGCGCGGCGACATGAGCCTGGTCGGCCCCCGGCCGGAACGGCCCTACTTCGTCCGCCAGTTCAGCCAGACGTACCCCGGCTACCAGGAGCGGCACCGGATGCCCGTCGGCATCACGGGCCTGGCGCAGATCCACGGGCTGCGCGGCGACACCTCCATCGAGGACCGGGCCCGCTTCGACAACCACTACATCGAGAGCTGGTCGCTGTGGCAGGACATCCGGATCCTGCTGCGCACCGCGACGGCGCTCTTCCGGTTCGGGGGGAGCTGA
- a CDS encoding glycosyltransferase family 4 protein yields MPQHQQDPGRLTVLHLVQPVDGGVARVVTDLVRAQVRDGVRAVVACPPGGVLADDAAGAGAEIVPWAAGRSPGPGLPAETARARRVVREVRPDLLHAHSAKAGLAGRLAVRGRVPTVFQPHAWSFEAVGGATAYAALRWERWGARWATRVLCVSESERLTGERAGIDARWAVVPNGVDLDRFTPDGGPPDAAGGLRTSLPALTDLGPADRLVVCVGRLCPQKGQDLLLRAWPEVTARLPAARLVLVGEGPDRARLLRDAPEGVLFAGATRDAVPWYRAADVVVQPSRWEGMALAPLEAMACGRPVVMTDVDGARESLPPGQDRFCLVPPEDPGALAQALLGLLTNPGVCATAARRALNHVRTTYDVRRTTASVADLYRDLLDPSRPECRERITR; encoded by the coding sequence ATGCCGCAACACCAGCAGGACCCGGGCCGGCTGACGGTGCTCCACCTCGTTCAGCCGGTCGACGGCGGGGTCGCCCGCGTCGTCACCGACCTGGTGCGGGCCCAGGTACGTGACGGGGTCCGTGCGGTCGTGGCCTGCCCTCCCGGCGGTGTCCTGGCCGACGACGCGGCCGGGGCGGGCGCCGAGATCGTGCCCTGGGCGGCGGGCCGTTCCCCCGGCCCCGGGCTCCCCGCCGAGACCGCCCGCGCCCGCCGGGTGGTCCGCGAGGTGCGTCCCGACCTGCTGCACGCCCACAGCGCCAAGGCCGGACTGGCCGGACGGCTGGCGGTGCGCGGCCGGGTCCCGACGGTGTTCCAGCCGCACGCCTGGTCCTTCGAGGCGGTCGGCGGAGCGACCGCGTACGCCGCTCTGCGCTGGGAGCGGTGGGGCGCGCGCTGGGCCACCCGGGTGCTCTGTGTCAGCGAGAGCGAACGGCTGACGGGGGAACGCGCCGGGATCGACGCCCGCTGGGCGGTCGTTCCCAACGGCGTCGACCTCGACCGTTTCACCCCCGACGGCGGTCCGCCGGACGCGGCGGGCGGGCTGCGCACCTCGCTGCCCGCCCTCACCGACCTGGGTCCCGCCGACCGCCTGGTGGTCTGCGTGGGCCGGCTGTGTCCGCAGAAGGGCCAGGACCTGCTCCTGCGGGCCTGGCCCGAGGTCACCGCCCGGCTGCCCGCCGCCCGGCTGGTCCTGGTGGGCGAAGGGCCCGACCGCGCCCGGCTGCTCCGGGACGCCCCCGAGGGGGTGCTGTTCGCCGGGGCCACCCGCGACGCCGTCCCCTGGTACCGGGCCGCCGACGTGGTCGTCCAGCCGTCCCGCTGGGAGGGGATGGCGCTGGCCCCGCTGGAGGCGATGGCCTGCGGCCGCCCCGTGGTGATGACCGACGTCGACGGCGCGCGGGAGAGCCTGCCGCCCGGTCAGGACCGCTTCTGCCTGGTGCCGCCGGAGGATCCGGGCGCCCTCGCCCAGGCGCTGCTCGGCCTGCTGACCAACCCCGGCGTGTGCGCCACCGCGGCCCGCCGGGCCCTCAACCACGTGCGCACGACATACGACGTGCGGCGGACGACGGCATCGGTCGCGGACCTCTACCGCGACCTGCTCGATCCGTCGCGACCCGAGTGCAGGGAACGCATCACGCGATGA
- a CDS encoding chaplin, whose amino-acid sequence MSRFAKATVLTAFAGAAVAGASGIAFADSGAQGAAVESPGVGSGNQIQVPVHVPVNLCGNSVSVIGLLNPVFGNACVNR is encoded by the coding sequence TTGTCACGCTTCGCCAAGGCAACCGTTCTGACCGCTTTCGCCGGTGCCGCTGTCGCCGGTGCGTCCGGTATCGCTTTCGCGGACTCCGGTGCCCAGGGTGCCGCTGTGGAGTCGCCCGGTGTCGGTTCCGGCAACCAGATCCAGGTCCCGGTGCACGTGCCCGTCAACCTGTGCGGCAACTCCGTCAGCGTGATCGGCCTGCTCAACCCGGTATTCGGCAACGCCTGCGTGAACCGCTGA
- a CDS encoding rodlin produces the protein MIKKFLATAAVAVSVVGATAAMAAPAMAIGDDSGASTTNGNGSEQSYGNTYTSGYMSPSFALVQGSLNKPCIALPAKANVGSLVGLVPITVQDINVLSSPQNQQCTENSSQIKGDEPLSHILDQIPVLSGNGAGNH, from the coding sequence GTGATCAAGAAGTTCCTCGCCACGGCTGCGGTGGCTGTCTCCGTCGTCGGCGCCACCGCCGCGATGGCCGCGCCCGCGATGGCGATCGGCGACGACAGCGGTGCCAGCACCACCAACGGCAACGGTTCCGAGCAGTCGTACGGCAACACCTACACCAGCGGCTACATGAGCCCCTCGTTCGCGCTCGTCCAGGGTTCCCTGAACAAGCCGTGCATCGCCCTCCCGGCGAAGGCCAACGTCGGTTCGCTCGTCGGCCTGGTTCCGATCACGGTCCAGGACATCAACGTCCTGTCGTCGCCGCAGAACCAGCAGTGCACCGAGAACTCCTCGCAGATCAAGGGCGACGAGCCGCTGTCGCACATCCTGGACCAGATCCCGGTCCTCTCCGGCAACGGCGCGGGCAACCACTGA
- a CDS encoding chaplin, with translation MKYSKVAAIAAGTLMVMGGAAPAFADAGAQAEVTNSPGVLSGNSLQIPIHIPVNVCGNTVNVIALLNPAFGNACTNK, from the coding sequence GTGAAGTACTCGAAGGTTGCCGCAATCGCCGCAGGAACGCTGATGGTCATGGGTGGCGCTGCCCCCGCATTCGCCGACGCCGGCGCCCAGGCCGAGGTCACGAACTCGCCGGGTGTGCTGTCGGGCAACAGCCTTCAGATCCCGATCCACATCCCGGTCAACGTGTGCGGCAACACGGTCAACGTCATCGCGCTGCTCAACCCGGCGTTCGGCAACGCCTGCACCAACAAGTGA
- a CDS encoding chaplin, giving the protein MRQALSRSLITVAAASGVLAMTGGYAHADTEAQATTSNSPGVLSGDSIQVPVDAPVNVCGNTVDVVALLNPSMGNGCGNGSAPAHERHAPVPAQHTGAPTQHTGAPVHGKAQHGGRHRKEQSGHHGMRHDEANTTSGSPGVGSGNSVRVPVQAPVTVCGDSIDVVALLNPAMGANCGGEEWTPPPTHPLPPPVRHTPPPTHLTPPPVEQVTPPKHAAATRPVVPVRAQLAETGSGDLGTAGAVSAGLLLSGAMLYRRTRAARV; this is encoded by the coding sequence ATGCGACAGGCCTTGAGCAGGAGTCTGATCACCGTCGCCGCGGCGAGCGGAGTGCTCGCCATGACCGGCGGCTACGCACACGCCGATACGGAGGCCCAGGCGACCACGTCGAACTCGCCGGGCGTGCTGTCCGGCGACAGCATCCAGGTCCCGGTGGACGCGCCGGTGAACGTGTGCGGCAACACGGTCGACGTCGTGGCCCTGTTGAACCCTTCGATGGGCAACGGCTGCGGCAACGGGTCCGCCCCGGCGCACGAGCGGCACGCGCCGGTACCCGCGCAGCACACCGGGGCACCCACGCAGCACACCGGGGCACCCGTGCACGGGAAGGCCCAGCACGGCGGCCGGCACCGCAAGGAACAGAGCGGCCACCACGGCATGCGGCACGACGAGGCGAACACCACGTCGGGCTCGCCCGGTGTGGGCTCGGGCAACAGCGTCCGGGTCCCCGTCCAGGCCCCGGTCACCGTGTGCGGCGACTCGATCGACGTCGTGGCGCTGCTGAACCCGGCCATGGGCGCCAACTGCGGTGGGGAGGAGTGGACCCCGCCGCCGACGCACCCCCTGCCGCCGCCGGTCCGGCACACCCCGCCGCCGACGCACCTCACCCCGCCGCCGGTCGAGCAGGTCACGCCGCCGAAGCACGCGGCCGCGACCCGGCCCGTCGTTCCGGTGCGCGCGCAGCTCGCCGAGACGGGTTCCGGGGACCTCGGTACGGCCGGAGCGGTCAGTGCCGGGCTGCTGCTGAGTGGAGCAATGCTCTACCGCCGAACGCGCGCCGCGAGGGTCTGA
- a CDS encoding rodlin: protein MIKKFLAGAALAASVVAVGAATAPQAMAIGDESGLNTVNGNGSEQSYGNTHTDGMQSPQIGLVQGSVNKLCAGVPVKANVGSLVGILVPVTAQDINVLASPQNQQCAENSTQGKGDEAASHILNQIPVLSGNGAHNG from the coding sequence ATGATCAAGAAGTTCCTGGCCGGCGCCGCCCTGGCGGCCTCTGTCGTCGCCGTCGGTGCCGCCACGGCCCCGCAGGCGATGGCCATCGGTGATGAGTCGGGTCTCAACACCGTGAACGGCAACGGGTCGGAACAGTCCTACGGCAACACCCACACCGACGGCATGCAGAGCCCGCAGATCGGCCTCGTGCAGGGTTCGGTCAACAAGCTCTGCGCGGGCGTCCCGGTCAAGGCCAACGTCGGCTCGCTCGTCGGCATCCTGGTTCCGGTCACGGCGCAGGACATCAACGTCCTGGCGTCGCCGCAGAACCAGCAGTGCGCCGAGAACTCCACCCAGGGCAAGGGAGACGAGGCCGCGTCGCACATCCTGAACCAGATCCCGGTGCTCTCCGGCAACGGCGCCCACAACGGCTGA